GCAGCAGATGCTTGAGCGGGCGCAGGGCCCCCCGCCGGATGAGCTGGTCGCCCCAGATGACCAGGCTGCGCCGGGCGCGGAAGCCCGGGCGCATCTCCACCGCTTCGGCGTCGCCCAGGATCTCGATGTGCCGCGGATCGGCCACGCCGAGCCCGCGCTCGTGGCACATCCGGAGGTACGGGATGCTCAGGGGGTCGAACCCCATGATGCGGGCCGCGATCGCGTCGATGGCGACCTGATCGGCGGAAGCCAGGAGCACGTTGCCCGGGCGGGGAATCATCGTGCGCGGCCCGGCCCCATCGCCCATGACGGTCCCGTCCATGACGGCGAAGATGGCCGGGTGCACCTCGCGCTGCATCAGCAGGAGGTCGACCAGCACCTCGTGGATGAACTCGTGCGCGTAGTGACGCACCTCCTTGAGCAGGCCGCCGAAGCTGTTCTTGATGGCGCCGGTCGTGACCGTGTGGCCATGGACCTTGACGGTCGGAGCGTGGAGCACGTTTCGCCCGATGAACATCGCGGGAATCTCGATCCCCTCGGGGAAGATCTGGTTGAGCCTCAACAGGGGGGTCCGAAAACGGTGGACGGTCCACGCGACCTCGGTCAGCGGGATGAAGGGCAGGCCGTGCTTCTCCAGCACGGGCAACCACTTGTTGTTGCGGGCGCCCCGCAGCGGGTCCGTCACGACCGTCCGGTTCTCCACCGGGAAGATCCGGCGCCGGTCGTAGCCGTCCTCCAGCAGCGTGCGCACCAGGCCGTGCACCTGCCAGGGCTGGGTGGAGCAGGCCGGAAAATACTTCGTCCAGGACAGGTTGAGCTTGAGGACGAGGTCCCCGTCCCGGTCGAGCACCTGCCCGTACTTGGCCAGACGCATGAGGCGGCCGTAGTCCTCCACCACGGTTTCCGGGCGCGTCCTCACGACGGCGACCTGACTGGTCATTGAACAGGGCACGGGCCCCCGGGCTGGCGCCACGCCCGTGCCCCGCCGGAACCGCCGTTAGTCGTGATCATCATTGCCCGATCAGAGCCGAGGGCTGTAGATGATGAGGAGGATGGCCAGGATCCATAACAGCGTGTTGAGGCGCAGTGGCTGGTCGTTGAGGAACAGGTCTGACGGATTGCCGCCCATCTGCTGGTGGTACAGGAGGTAGAGATACCGGAAGATGCCGTAGAGGACGAAGGGCAGCGTGATAGGTAGCAGGCGCGTGTGGAACCGCGCCACCGTCTCCGGCGACATCGTATAGAGAGCATACGCCGTCAGCGTGGAGGCCGTCACCACGGCGATCATCTGATCGAGCAGGCCGGCGCTGTACTGGGCCAGGACCGGCCGGTGCTGCGCCGCCTCCTCTCCAATCGTCAGGTACTCGTGGCGGCGCTTGCCCAGGGCCAGGAAGAGCGCGGCCAGGATCGTGCAGATCAGGAGCCAGCCCGAGATCTCCACCTGGATGGCCAGGGCGCCGGCCGCGGCGCGCAGGACGAAGCCGGCTGCCACCACGAGGACGTCCACGATCACCACGTG
This region of Candidatus Methylomirabilota bacterium genomic DNA includes:
- a CDS encoding DUF362 domain-containing protein, encoding MRTRPETVVEDYGRLMRLAKYGQVLDRDGDLVLKLNLSWTKYFPACSTQPWQVHGLVRTLLEDGYDRRRIFPVENRTVVTDPLRGARNNKWLPVLEKHGLPFIPLTEVAWTVHRFRTPLLRLNQIFPEGIEIPAMFIGRNVLHAPTVKVHGHTVTTGAIKNSFGGLLKEVRHYAHEFIHEVLVDLLLMQREVHPAIFAVMDGTVMGDGAGPRTMIPRPGNVLLASADQVAIDAIAARIMGFDPLSIPYLRMCHERGLGVADPRHIEILGDAEAVEMRPGFRARRSLVIWGDQLIRRGALRPLKHLLLHTPLVAWAPVASNVYHDLLWYPTVGRTRLRRFAATPWGRLFASY
- a CDS encoding decaprenyl-phosphate phosphoribosyltransferase gives rise to the protein MVGALVVSLRPRQWVKNLFVFAGLVFGEKLLDPAAGALAVATFAVFCALSGAIYLLNDVVDRERDRLHPTKRQRPIAAGRLPVGVAVGAAAGLLAAALGASLAIGVPVGLIALTYAILLIAYSAWLKHVVIVDVLVVAAGFVLRAAAGALAIQVEISGWLLICTILAALFLALGKRRHEYLTIGEEAAQHRPVLAQYSAGLLDQMIAVVTASTLTAYALYTMSPETVARFHTRLLPITLPFVLYGIFRYLYLLYHQQMGGNPSDLFLNDQPLRLNTLLWILAILLIIYSPRL